In the Telopea speciosissima isolate NSW1024214 ecotype Mountain lineage chromosome 2, Tspe_v1, whole genome shotgun sequence genome, one interval contains:
- the LOC122650917 gene encoding probable aquaporin NIP-type yields MADYVEECDVEGGNLSNCNSGSSSTSATVVLIQKFIAEVLGTYFVIFAGCGSVAVNKIYGLVTFPGICVTWGLIVMVMVYSVGHISGAHFNPAVTLTFAIFRHFPWAQVPMYVIAQVLGSVLASGTLALTFNVKLEHFFGTTPAGSDVQSLVLEIIISFLLMFVISGVSTDTRAIGELAGIAVGMTIMLNVFVAGPVSGASMNPARTLGPAIVMHNYKGIWVYIVGPVIGTIFGALCYNLIRFTDKPLREITSSKSFLKSISRK; encoded by the exons ATGGCGGATTACGTTGAGGAATGTGATGTTGAAGGAGGAAATCTATCTAATTGCAATTCCGGGTCATCTTCAACTTCAGCAACTGTAGTTCTTATACAGAAG TTTATTGCAGAAGTGCTCGGAACTTACTTTGTCATTTTCGCCGGATGTGGATCGGTGGCGGTTAATAAGATATACGGGTTAGTGACGTTCCCTGGGATCTGTGTGACATGGGGACTCATAGTCATGGTCATGGTTTACTCCGTCGGTCACATCTCCGGCGCACATTTCAATCCCGCCGTCACCCTAACTTTTGCCATTTTCCGTCACTTTCCTTGGGCTCAG GTGCCTATGTATGTAATTGCACAAGTATTGGGATCGGTGTTGGCCAGCGGTACCCTGGCTCTAACTTTCAACGTCAAACTGGAGCATTTCTTTGGTACAACTCCTGCTGGTTCTGATGTTCAGTCTCTAGTCCTTGAGATTATAATCTCCTTCCTTTTAATGTTCGTCATATCCGGGGTTTCTACAGATACCAGAGCG ATTGGAGAACTTGCTGGAATTGCAGTTGGAATGACAATAATGCTAAATGTATTCGTTGCTGG GCCGGTGTCTGGAGCGTCTATGAACCCAGCAAGAACTCTTGGTCCTGCAATTGTGATGCACAACTACAAAGGGATTTGGGTTTACATAGTGGGACCAGTCATCGGCACCATTTTTGGAGCTCTATGCTATAACCTAATAAGGTTCACGGACAAACCATTACGGGAGATAACCTCCAGTAAATCATTTCTCAAGAGCATCTCAAGAAAATAA